The Hevea brasiliensis isolate MT/VB/25A 57/8 chromosome 1, ASM3005281v1, whole genome shotgun sequence DNA segment AAAATTAAGGGTTCCTCAGAAATGACACAATGGCACGCAACTTCACTCTTGCTTTTGGAGTCAAAATTTTTCATACAGCTTGATCAATGCCTGTTTCGGCTATAAAAAGATTTAAACGTGGTTACAGGAGCAAGTTTACAACAGAAATGCTTTGCTTTTGCATGCTGTAAGTTATGAATTTGTAATCTACATCAGAACAAGGCACACAGACTAAGTAGCCATCTCTGAAAGATATAATGTAAAGAGAGACACGGCATCCTGCAGATGATTCGAGCGGAGGTCTTCTGGAACTGGTGCATTAAACACGGTGTCGAAGCAACTTAACTGAGCATCACGCGTGGAGCCCTCGCTAAGATCAGATAGAAGCAATTCACTGATCTCCTCTGCCATCTTTGAGTATGCTACCCTGCAACACAAACAAAAGCATGCTAGTAATGAACCAAGACCTATCAGCAATAAAGGGAAGTGCTAAAGCTATCATCTCCAAATTGTATTCTTTTTTTGCcttaatttttctcctctttccaAACAACATATAAAGCCCAAGTATAACTTATCCTTCACAAATTGAAGCTCCTGCCTCTGCCTTTTAAGGAAAAATACTACTAATTCTGTAGAACAGTGGTCTTCAAACTGTTTTCAGCAGAAATTACGGGCATCATCTTTTTTTGAGTTAAACCACATGTTAATTTATCTCTGGGAATGACATATGCATCATTATATCTATAGAACAGGTGCTCATACTTAGTTCAAATCAAAACCAAATTTAtgaatgtaaataatgaaaaggagTTTCATCCTCCTCATCCATATTCATTGACTTCATAAATTTTAACCAACCCCCTTCTTGCCAGTTATCACTGTTCTTTATTCATTAACATGACAAATAAGCCATATAATTATCATCTTCAGAAAAAACCAAATTATCTATGGTGAAATTAAAGATTAGCAATACAAGATTGTTTCTGGTTAATCCACTTTAAACAGGACCAACTTCTCAGACACGATGCATATTATCTTTCATTGTTGTGAAGGCCTCGATCTTGAAAGTTCCAATGCCCGGAGTAACGATTTAAACAATTAGCTAGGCACAGAAAAAACCCTTAATTCATAACACCTTGTGGTGGATGGATAACATACTAGCACAAAATCAATAACGTTGAACTGTAATCCCTATAATAAACACTATAAAAAGGGAATTCCCAAGTGCATTGTGCTCCCTGCTTTGCAAGGGTCTGGAGAGGAGCATCATGTAACCAAATAACCAACTTCTTCATGAGAACAGTATGTTTGGATGGGAgtgcaaagaaaaagaaagaaaaaagtggATGGTTAAGCATTACCCACCTTTGAATATCTGATCAGGAAAATCCAAAGGCAAAGAAACTTTGTTTTCCATTTTCACAGGCAGTATGTATGATCTTATAAAACAGTACAACTAAACTAACAAGCAACTGGCAATAATAACAGTAAAGAATATGGTGCAAAAAGTACTAAAGTACCTTCCATCAATTGGTAATCGATCACCAAAAACTGCCAAAGATCCATTCAGATGACCAAGGAAGTCTCTACAGGTGGAATTTTTGCTCTCAAGAGAATCCTGCAAAACATGGTGTATGTTCTTTAACACTCATAAAAGAGAGAGAAGGAAGAACAAGGTTACATATTTTGAGCCTCTATATGCTTTTTCTTGTCATAAAAATATTTCAAAACTTTATTAAAAACAAAAAACATTGACTCGTATCTTCTATTACTAAACAGGCTTTAAGTGATTTCCtgatctttttttatttttattaaattgacATCTTGCAACCAGATTAAAGTCAGTTTTGCTCCCTGTTGTAGGCTTCTTACATGCCAGTCTAATAGGAAGCAAAAGCAACCGTGTGCATGAGCAAATAGCCAATTTAGAAGCATTAAACCAAAAAATCTATATAAAGGGGGAAAACTGTTGATGCATCAATGCTCTACTGAAAACCTTAAGAAAATTCATAGACCACGTCAAGCCCATTTGACTGCAggggttgaattgagtttgacacaGCATACTTAAGGTACAACTATTACTTCTGAACAAAGCCAATAGCACAACTTTATTGAGTAAAACCTCAATTGTGAGTCCAATTTACTCAGCATTGGCTACTAACTTGATAATAATGCAGAGGATAGACTACATGGCTATGCTAAGGTCTGTCGaattaatattaagattacaTTTTCTTACCAGTTCACTCATAGTATTATCATTTTCTTGCAATGAACTCCTTATCAGATAAAAAGATATATAAATTCCAGCTCCCAAGTCCCAGTCTTCAATTTCAGACTTGTGGTCCTCCATCGAAGTTGCAAGCCTCCATATCTCTGAGTGGTTGCCTGCATTAAATTGATTAGGAGAAAACAAGCAACTTAACAAACTTATCACCACTATAACAATGGCAAGCTTAGCCATCAGGATTTCCCAGCAACAAGAATATGATATGATAAAACTTATACATCGCAACTTAATATGCAAAAGAAGACACTTTTACCTGATAAAAACAATTTATGTGAAACTGAAGTTATGAAAATATAATGAGCCTTCTGCCAATTTGCACATTCAAGATAGTGCTCAAGGGCCTTCAAGAGGTCCCCATGGTAACTGAAGTAAACTGCCTGCATTCCATAGAAGGCAAGATGCTTATGAGTGAATAACATCGTGAAGACTATAGGAAATCAAGTCTACATAAAATTCCAAGTTCATATAGTCTCAACAAAGATTTCAAAATTACAAATTGGCCATGAACATTGATGTGCTGCATTATTGACGAATGGATAATGGCACAATAAAGTTCATAATTAGTTTGTGCCATTTATGCAAAATGAGAGCacaattttgttatttttattgctGCAATAGCAAAAGAGTTAATCAGGTGCAATGTATAGCAATAATTGCTGTTCACATAAGTTAGCAGGTACATCTAAGTGAAAAGACAAGTCTCACTCTTCTGAAAACAATACCTAGACATGGGATTATGGGCATTTGAAAGGAGGACAAGGGGCATGTAAGGGCTTTTCAAGGGCGCAAAAATGTGAAGATTCACTTGATTATATCAAGTTACAGCTTTTGAAgggttttaataaattattttgctCATATCTATGGATGCATACATGGGCACCTCAAAGCATGTGAAACATCCAATTTGGTCATCAAGATGTTCACACAAGTTGGCAGATGCAGCAGAGTAGAGGAACATCTCTTGCTGCCTTGGAAGGGATACCATTCATCTTTGATATCGTGCATTTGGAATTTTGGATGAGAGAGAGGTGAATAGAAGGGCACTCGAGGAATGGAGCACATATACCAAACATGGTTTCATAGGTCATAGGAACCTCCTTTAAAGATATCTAGTGAATTATTCTTTATGCAGTGAGCATATGCATGTGTCTATGTCAAAGTAGGTGTAACATCCAATGCAATCATCCATGACCAAGTTCATGAGCCAGACAAAAGCTTGAGATGTACAATATCAGCACAAATCATATCTGCAAGAATCATTGGCATACCATAGCTTCATGCAGCCATGACAGAGGAATGTCAAGGTTCTCGATAAATTGGCGTTGTGATTCATCTGAACTCCAAGTTTCGCAATACTGAAACAAAATTTCCCGAATAAGGGTAGCTTGGAGATATGGATAATCATCACGGTATGGCATGTGAAGGACCACATAGACAGCCCAATGACATTGCCCAATACACAACAGCTGTGAAACAAGTCCCATGTCAAGAACTTGAAGATCATTAGAGGATAAAACACCAATAGCTTCCAACACTGCTCGCTGATGCCAGATCATATGGTAGTCAAGTGGGTCATTTGTCGAAGAGAAGGCACTAAACATGGTCTTCATAAAACCAAATTCACCCTCTCCATTGGCATGAAGAAGCATAAGATAATATGCGAGATCGAAGTGTCTCCCTGTGAAATTTACAGCCACTTCTACTGGTCCTTCATCAATGTAAATGGGAAGAGGATATGGAGCCCTATCGTCATCAAGAAGGTGCTGGTATGTCTGAAAAATAATGGGCAAAGATGTGTGAGGTGCTAGCCGATACCACATCAATAATCCTAAGAACCTCTTCCAGTCAATTTTAACATCATTTAATGCATCATGAACATTACCAGAAAGCAACTCATACAGCCTTATTCTTTCCTTTTCAATGAATTTGAAATCTAGCCCATTGATCCTCCAAAGATCAAGCTGCCGTGCAACATCAGCACGGTTTACTGTAGACCCACCAGCTTGACTCAACAAACAAGCTAGTCTAACATCTCCTTTAGAAACAGCCATTTCCACAGCTCCATCCAGTTGTCGCCCAGTCAAGAGTGAGAAAATGTGTTCAAGGTAATTGGAATCATTCAGAGAGCTCACTTCCTCTTGGACACGATGACAGACACTTTCTTGCAACCAACAACTGAACTCTGCTCTTCGGATAAGAGGAAGTGATTCCTGGTCAATTTCCAAAGAAACTTCCCTCATATCCTGCACCATGTCTTCCTCATTATCATCACCCACAGATTTTGACTGTCCACTATTTTCCCTTTCAGAAAAAAGAACTTTAATCAATTCCCAGATCATCACTTGATGCATCAAAACCAAACGTGCAGATGACGGAAGCCCTGGAACCTCCAGCTGCTTTTCAATGATGTCTATGTAACTCCGACAAATCTCTGAAAGTATTAAGCGATTAGAAAGAACTTTTTGGAGCTTTAGTTTAAAGGAACCAACTTCAACTTCTTTTGTTTCATGATTTATTGTTTTGTGGAGATTTAAAGGGGAGTCAAAAGCAAACTCAACTAGATCCTTTTTGGTGTTATTATTTTCATCTCTGACTACTCTGTCTATTGCAACCTTCTCTACATTAATTACAGAAGCTAACAACCTTTGAGAACCATTAAATCCAACAGGGGCACCAGGGTGAACAAGGACACCATTTGGACCCCAACCTACACGAAATGACCTACCCATGAACAAACCAGCATCAACTATGTTGCGAGAATGGCTTCCAGTTATTGGTGTCTCATGCTTCAGGTCCAGCCTAAATCCTTCTCCCCTCATTGCCTTTAAAGGCAGGCCCTTATTTTGTTGGGTCATCAAAATGGTTCCAGGGGAACTAGAATCAAAACTACCAGGATTGTACTCGAGCAGACCCAATGGTGTTTTCCTTGCAACAGGAATGCTAGATCTATGGCTCATTTTCTGAGCAGAATTCAATAAAGGATGTCTTGCATGTTCCTTACTAGAGGACAGCTTATGAAGTGTAGGGCCATTGTAACTCCCAGCCTCCTCATCTTCCTCTGCTGGAAACATCAGCATCCTCATCTCTTTCATCTTTACTGGATCAAGGCCAAGATGTGCTGGAAGAGAATGATAAAGCATTGTTCCAGTGGGTTCTAATTCCACTTGGGTTTCTTCATTTGTCTCTGAAGTCTCACCAGC contains these protein-coding regions:
- the LOC110635606 gene encoding nuclear pore complex protein NUP96 translates to MESPSLLPVPGDSNELRNTICNAHVGISCGLDCEIGSSSLQTQYKKRRISPNNDKSYELLKKVESSLPILHSTDYYMEPALTDLAAQELVDPGYCSRVPDFTVGRLGYGRVKFLGMTDIRGLDLDQIVKFHRHEIVVYKDETAKPPVGQGLNKPSEVTLTLQIRISDFHEGRVKNFVEKLRGSTERQGAYFISFDPAISEWKFSVRHFSRFGLSDDDEEDIIMDDVVAVEEPVEMNAGETSETNEETQVELEPTGTMLYHSLPAHLGLDPVKMKEMRMLMFPAEEDEEAGSYNGPTLHKLSSSKEHARHPLLNSAQKMSHRSSIPVARKTPLGLLEYNPGSFDSSSPGTILMTQQNKGLPLKAMRGEGFRLDLKHETPITGSHSRNIVDAGLFMGRSFRVGWGPNGVLVHPGAPVGFNGSQRLLASVINVEKVAIDRVVRDENNNTKKDLVEFAFDSPLNLHKTINHETKEVEVGSFKLKLQKVLSNRLILSEICRSYIDIIEKQLEVPGLPSSARLVLMHQVMIWELIKVLFSERENSGQSKSVGDDNEEDMVQDMREVSLEIDQESLPLIRRAEFSCWLQESVCHRVQEEVSSLNDSNYLEHIFSLLTGRQLDGAVEMAVSKGDVRLACLLSQAGGSTVNRADVARQLDLWRINGLDFKFIEKERIRLYELLSGNVHDALNDVKIDWKRFLGLLMWYRLAPHTSLPIIFQTYQHLLDDDRAPYPLPIYIDEGPVEVAVNFTGRHFDLAYYLMLLHANGEGEFGFMKTMFSAFSSTNDPLDYHMIWHQRAVLEAIGVLSSNDLQVLDMGLVSQLLCIGQCHWAVYVVLHMPYRDDYPYLQATLIREILFQYCETWSSDESQRQFIENLDIPLSWLHEAMAVYFSYHGDLLKALEHYLECANWQKAHYIFITSVSHKLFLSGNHSEIWRLATSMEDHKSEIEDWDLGAGIYISFYLIRSSLQENDNTMSELDSLESKNSTCRDFLGHLNGSLAVFGDRLPIDGRVAYSKMAEEISELLLSDLSEGSTRDAQLSCFDTVFNAPVPEDLRSNHLQDAVSLFTLYLSEMAT